TCACCGAGGATGCGGTCGTCGACTACGGTGCGTACGACCGACTCGAGGGCCACGACGAACTGGCGACCTTTGCCACCGAGGTCATCGACGATCTGTTTACGTACAGCATGCACCTCGCCCTGATGCCGCTGCTCGAGGTCGAAGGGGACCGTGCGACCGGCCGATGGTACTTGCTGGTGCTCTATTCGACCGGCGACGGCGAGCCCGGTTGGCTCGCCGGGACGTACGAGGACACCTACCGGCGGGTCGACGGTGAGTGGAAGTTCGCCGCAGTTGAAAACGTGGTCCACGCGGATACTGGCGCGTACGGTAATTGAACGTCTCGAGTCCGTACCCAGACTACTTCCCTTCGAACGTTGGGTCCCGTTTGCCCGAGAACGCCGCTAACCCCTCGGCTAGATCATCCGTATTCATCAGGTGACCGAACGCCTGGGCTTCGACCTCGAGGCCGGCATCGAGATCGTCCCAGCCGACGTCCATCGCGCGCTTGGTCAGTTCCTGGGCGATCGGCGGGCCGGCTGCCAGCTCGAGTGCGAGCTCACCGGCACGGTCTTCGAGGTCCTCATCATCGACCAGTTCGTTCACGAATCCGTACTCGCTCATCGTTTCGCCGTCGAAGTGAGCGGCGGTGAAGATAATCTCTTTGGCTCGACTCGCTCCGATCAGGCGCTGGAGTCGCTGAGTGCCACCCCATCCCGGGAGCAAGCCCAGATTGTGCTCGGGCTGGCCGAACGTCGAGTCGGGGGTCGCCAGCCGTAGGTCGACACAGGTGGCGAGTTCCATGCCGCCACCGAAGCAGTAGCCGTCGATGGCAGCCACGACCGGCATCGGGCACGTCTCGAGACGGCCGAAGACCGCCTGGCCGCGGCGGGACAGTGCTGCTCCCGCCAGTGGATCGCCGTCGCCGACGACCGTCTGGACTTCCGCACCTGCAGAGAACGCCCGGTCGCCGGTTCCGGTCAGCAAGAGCGAGCGGGCACCCGAATCGATGGCGACGTCGAGGGCCGCGTCGAGGTCCTCGAGTAGCGTCGGCGTGATCGTGTTCATCTTCGCGGGTCGGTCGATGGTAACGACCGCGACCCGTTCGTCGGTCACTTCCTCGCTCGTTTCGCCGTCACTCCCCAGCCACTCGAGGGTGAGCGACTCGAACTCGAGTTGCTCGCTCGAGGAATCGGTGTCGAAAAAGCCGCCCGCCGTCGCGCGCTCGGCAAGGTAATCGGCCACCTCGTAACGTGGGTGCCCCGTCTGTTCGCCGGCGTCCTCGAGCGTTTCGAGCAGGGCCTCGAGGCCGCGGTCGTCGGCCATTCGGGCCGGGCCGTTTGGGAAGCCACCGCCGAGTTCGACAGCTTCGTCGACGGTTGCGGCGTCGGTCACGTCACCGCCGACGAGTTTGGCGGTTTCGTTGGCCATCACGGCCAGGAGTCGGTCCTCGACCGCGCTGACACTGTCGGTTGGCGATATCTCGACCCCGCCGTCCTCGTAGTCGTAGAAACCGGCTCCCGTTTTTTTGCCGTAATCGCCCGTCTCGACCTGTTCGATCAGCGTCGGGCCGGGTTCGTACCCGTCGCCGAGCGTATCGTGGAGGTGTTCGACCACGTCGAGAATGACGTCGACGCCGATCTGGTCGGCGAGTTCGAAACAGCCCATCGGCAGTCCGAGTCCGAACTTGGCGCTCGCGTCGACTTCCGCAATCGTGGCCTCGTCCGTCGCCACCAGCCAGGCGGCTTCGTTGAGCAAGGGGACCAGAATTCGGTTGACGACGAAGCCGGGAACGTCCTTCGAGACGAGCACCGGCGTCTTGTCGATGGATTCGACGAACGTCTGGGCGGTCTCGAGGATCGTCTCGTCGGTTTCGTCCCCGGCGACGACCTCGACCAGCTCCATCCGTACCGGCGGGTTGAAAAAGTGCAGCCCACACACCTGCTCGGGTCGACTCGTGACGGCCCCCAGTTCACTGATAGACAGACTCGAGGTATTGGACGCCAAAATCGCGTCCTCTGGCGCGTACTCGTCGACTTCCTCATACACCGATCGCTTGATATCCATCCGTTCTGGGACGGCTTCGATCACCAGATCGACGTCTTCGAGTGCGCTTTCGATATCGACTATGGGAGTAATTCGCTCGAGCGTCTTTTCGCCGGTTTCTGCCTCGAGGTGGCCGCCTTCGACGAGTTTGTCGACGC
The DNA window shown above is from Natronosalvus amylolyticus and carries:
- a CDS encoding nuclear transport factor 2 family protein, with translation MPTDSSDHLEIRRLRAAYGHHIDRGEWDAWVDCFTEDAVVDYGAYDRLEGHDELATFATEVIDDLFTYSMHLALMPLLEVEGDRATGRWYLLVLYSTGDGEPGWLAGTYEDTYRRVDGEWKFAAVENVVHADTGAYGN
- a CDS encoding 3-hydroxyacyl-CoA dehydrogenase/enoyl-CoA hydratase family protein — its product is MDASDIETLCVLGAGSMGHGIAEVAAIAGYTVRLRDINDEMVQNGYEKIEWSVDKLVEGGHLEAETGEKTLERITPIVDIESALEDVDLVIEAVPERMDIKRSVYEEVDEYAPEDAILASNTSSLSISELGAVTSRPEQVCGLHFFNPPVRMELVEVVAGDETDETILETAQTFVESIDKTPVLVSKDVPGFVVNRILVPLLNEAAWLVATDEATIAEVDASAKFGLGLPMGCFELADQIGVDVILDVVEHLHDTLGDGYEPGPTLIEQVETGDYGKKTGAGFYDYEDGGVEISPTDSVSAVEDRLLAVMANETAKLVGGDVTDAATVDEAVELGGGFPNGPARMADDRGLEALLETLEDAGEQTGHPRYEVADYLAERATAGGFFDTDSSSEQLEFESLTLEWLGSDGETSEEVTDERVAVVTIDRPAKMNTITPTLLEDLDAALDVAIDSGARSLLLTGTGDRAFSAGAEVQTVVGDGDPLAGAALSRRGQAVFGRLETCPMPVVAAIDGYCFGGGMELATCVDLRLATPDSTFGQPEHNLGLLPGWGGTQRLQRLIGASRAKEIIFTAAHFDGETMSEYGFVNELVDDEDLEDRAGELALELAAGPPIAQELTKRAMDVGWDDLDAGLEVEAQAFGHLMNTDDLAEGLAAFSGKRDPTFEGK